DNA sequence from the Deltaproteobacteria bacterium genome:
CGTGCTTGACGCCGTCACCGCCGCCGCCATTGAAATGGCAGGACCCGCAGTTCTGCCGCCCCGGGCGAACCACGCTCTGCACGGCCAATTGTATTTCGGCCTGCAGTTCGTCCGCCATCTCTTTCAGGTCGGGGTCGTTTTCGGCGTCCGCCATAAACGCGTTGTAATCCTCGAAAGATTCCTTCCAGTTGATCTTTTTGCTCCCATGACACACCAAACAGTTGGTGGCTTCCGCTTTCTTCCCCCAGCCCGGATGGCAGGACTGGCAGCCTTTGTCCTGCCCCATGTTGGTGGAAATGCAGAAATTGTTCAGAGAATAGGCGGCCTTGCCCATCTGAACGCCGTCTTCATCTTTACCGCCTTTCCAGGTCCAGTGGATGGTTTTGTGGAACTGGGTTTCCGCTTCCGAATGACAGGAAACGCAGGCTTTGGTGACCTGCGGCCCAGATGAAAATGTCTGCTTCAACACCTCGTGTTTGCTGTGATCGGTGGTGATCCACGGCGTGGTGTCCCTGGTGGCCTGCTGGGCCATGGTACGCCCCGGCGCCTGATCCTCCCCGAAAACCGGGGAGACCAGGCAAAGGACGGCCCACATCGATAGAACCGCCGTGAAGACACCGGCGACATTGTGGTTGAGTCGTTGCATAACCATTCCCTTCTTTTCAGGATGCAGGCTTTTTAATGGTGTACGTGCCATCCTTTTCAAAGGTTGTTTCCGCTTCCAGATAGTACACTTTTTTCAGCTCCGGACGCAGGTCCTGTAACATGTAATAAGCCTCGCCGCTTCTGGCGCCCGTGGCACAGACAAACACGATGGGCTTGTCCGCAGGCAGTGCGGCGACCTTTTTTTCAAGAAGATCCGTGGGCATGTTGACCGCCGACGCGAAGTGCCCGCCGGCATATTCATCCGCGTCACGGACATCGACGAGCATGATGCTGTCTGGGTTTTCCTTGATGATTTTTTCGAAGGTGGCGATGTCGATGGTGCCTTCCTCGGCACCGGCCTGCACCTGAATTGCAGTGCCCGCCCCCATCTCCTTTTTCCACGCCGGATATCCGGCGGCAAACACCAATACGTTTTTATAACCGAGCGCGACCGCCCGCCGGGCGGAATTGTGGCTCAGCTTTCAGGTATAGCCGCCGCAGTAAAAGAGCAGGGGCACGTTTTTATCCTGAGGCAGAAGTCCCTGAAATTCATCGAACTTGCTGTCCGGGATGCTGATCGCCCCGGGGATGTGGCCCTTGTCGAACTTGGCCTTTTTCGGTCTGGAATCGATGACCATCACCGGTGCATCGCCGGTCAGCAGTTCCTTGACCACGACCGTTTCAACAGCGTAGTAGTTGCCGGAGGTGCTTTTCCACTTGGGAAACCCATCGGCATACACCTTGACGTTGGTATAACCCAGTTTTTCCGCCTTCC
Encoded proteins:
- a CDS encoding rhodanese-like domain-containing protein — its product is MGAGTAIQVQAGAEEGTIDIATFEKIIKENPDSIMLVDVRDADEYAGGHFASAVNMPTDLLEKKVAALPADKPIVFVCATGARSGEAYYMLQDLRPELKKVYYLEAETTFEKDGTYTIKKPAS
- a CDS encoding rhodanese-like domain-containing protein, which encodes MYADGFPKWKSTSGNYYAVETVVVKELLTGDAPVMVIDSRPKKAKFDKGHIPGAISIPDSKFDEFQGLLPQDKNVPLLFYCGGYT